TGGTCCGACGCCGAACGCACCCCCACTTTCGAGGCCGGCGGTGATGAGAACCGGGGCGAGAATCGCGGCCATGGCGGTGTTCGATGCGAGTTCGCCCGCCAGGATGGTCACGGACACGATGACGAATAGTACCACGACTAGCGGTGCGTCGATGACCGAACCGAACACACTGGTCGCGAGCCACGCGGTGGCTCCGGTTTCGGTGAGTGCGTTCGCAAGCGAGAGGCCGCCACCGAGAAGTAAGAGCGTGCCCCAGTCGATGTCCGCAAGGTCGTCCCAGGTTACGGTGTCAGCGAGGAGGAGTGCCGGAATCGAGAGCAAACCGACGATGACGAAGTAGAGCGCGCCCTGGTGAGCACCGCCACCGACCAGACTCGGTCCCGGACCGCCAAACAGCGTCGTATACACCGGGGCTGGCAGGACGTCCTCGAAAAGAACCCCGAGTCCGCCGAGTACCCACAGGCCGGCTGTCACGCAGAAGATGAGGGCGACACGGCGAGCTGCTGGCGTGAGCGGACCGTCACGTTCGAGCGCGGTCTTCGTCTTGCGGCGGGCCGCAGAGACGTCGCTTGTGGCCGGTGGAAAGACCACGAACGTGAGAACGAACCAGACAAGCGGGAGTGTGAGCGCGACCACTGGGATGCCGACGACCATCCACTCGAGGAAACTGATTTGGATGCCCGCAAACTCGTCGAGTGCCGCGACCACGATGGCGTTTGGTGGTGTGCCGATGAGCGTCCCGACTCCGCCGACGCTCGCCGCGTAGGCGATGCCGAGCAGCAACGACCGATGGAGATTCGTGTGCCCGGCGTTCGGCCCCGTCACCTGCGTCGCCAGACCGAGTCCGATAGGGGCCATCATCGCCGTCGTCGCCGTATTCGAGATGAGCATCGAGAGTGACGCCGTCGCCACCATCACCGCGAGGACAAGTCGTCGCGGCGACGTGCCGAGCCTGAGCAGCAAGACGTACGCGATTCTGCGGTCCAATCGCTGACGCTGGAGCGCCGCGGCGAGCATGAATCCCGCGAGCAACAGGAAGACGACGGGGTCTGCAAATCCGGTGAGCGCGTCTCCCAGTTGCGGAGTGACACCAAAGAGCGTGAGCAGGACGGGTATCAACAGTGCCGTGACCGGGAGCGGGAGTGCCCCAGTCACCCAGAGAACCGCGGCAAAAATGGCAGTCGCGAGTGCGAATTGCCCCGTCTGTGTGAGTCCATCTGGTGTGGGAATGGTCGCGAAGAGCCCTGCCAGTGCAACGGCGAGCACGACGAGCCTCGCGTCTCCCGAACCCATTGCCATCGATAGGTCTCCCTGGCTCAAAAATACTGCCCAGTGACCTGTCACAACACCTTTGGTACTGACCTCGGTAGCAACGAGCGATGGACGACGCCCCCACCCGGAAGCCCGTACTGCAAATCGGCGGGTTCTTCGTCCTCGTGAACGCCGGCCTCGGGAGCATTGGACTGCTTGCGAGTCTCCTTCGGGGGCAGTTTCTCGGCTCGATTTTCGTCCTCGTCGCGGCCACCGTGACGCTGCTTTGTGGCCCGCTGTTGGCCGGCATCTGCGGGTTCTGGGTCGGGACGAGAGAGGCTGCCCGGCTGGTCGGCGTACTCGTCGCCCTCGGCTACGTTGGCGGGAGCCTCGTCTCGCTCGGCCTGTTGAGTCTCGTCGGTGACCTCCCGCTCGCCCAACTCGGCGGCAGTCTGCTGTTGTTCGCGGTGCCGACGGGGCTGGTCGGCGCTGGCGTGAGCTATCTGGTCAAATAAAGGAAAAAGCCGACGTTAGCAGTACGTGGCGGTGGCGTACACGATACCATCGTCGGTGACTCGAACGCCCACACCAACCTCGTCTGCGTCCTCGAAGACGACGTATCGCGAGTCAACGTTCCGGTCGAGCCACGCATTCACCAGTGCGTCTGCGACCTGCTGTTCGTTCTCGTTGATGCGCTGTTCGCCGTTGACGGTGTAGTTCATCCCGACTGTGGTGCGACCGATGTTCTCTGCGCCGCGGTGGTAGTAGCCCTTCGAATTATCGAGGATTTTACACTGCTCGTAGAGGCCGTAGTTGCGATACCGGTCCTCTGCGGTTTCACCGCTCGGCGAGGTGTGGCTGTAGTAGTCCTTCTCAACCATATCGTCGGTGTGGTAGGTCGCCATCTCTACCAGTGTCTTGTCAGTTCGAAGCGTCTGCACGCCCCGGTCTTTCCGCTCTGCGTTGATCCGTTCGTAGACGAGCAGCTCGACCCGCGTCTCGTTTATCGAATTGGGCCGGACCGATGGACGCTCGGTGGTCGCGACTTCCGTCGTCTGTGCTCCCGGTTGTTGTGTCTGTACGTCCGTCTGCGTCGTCGTGCTGTCTCCCCCAAGGTCAGCGTCATCTCCTTGCTTCGTCGCCAGTTGCATCCCCAGCAACCCCCCAACTGACAGGGAGGTAAACACGACAACCGCGAGCGCGATAACTGCGGCCTTGTTTACCATCTTCAGGTAATATACACAGAATGAATAGATTAATGTATCGGACAGTCAGATAATCGTGAACATTGGGCTCGGTTCCGTCCGCAGAACCGAGATACGCTGACGCATAGGGCAGCGAACACAAACGAATCATCGTTCAAACAATAGTGACTTCCCGTCGGTCGAAACCATCTGGATTAAGATATCAATAATGGCCCCAGTCACGTATTCGTGAAGTATACCAAAGATTCGACCTGGTGAACTGTCACTTGCCCATGGTACATATCGATGATGACCAGACAGGCGAGATGAAGACCGCGTGGCCGCGACGCCGCAGCGTGCTGAGAGCGGTTGGCGCGGGTGCCGCGATACCGTTTCTGACCGGCGTTGGAGCGTCCTCGACGGCCGACCCGGCTACCTGGACCTACGGTCGGTTACAGGAAGACGACGAGGGAGAAAATGGAGAAAATGGCGATGGAGAGACGGTGACGGCACACGTCGTCCACTTACTCGAGACCTTCCCGCCGACGAATCCGAATCGACCGCTCGATTTCTTCTTCCAGCCGACGGGACTGCACGTCGAACCGGGCGACGTCTTGAAATTCGTCTTCGACACGCCGCGACACACGGTAACGTCGTATTCGAACGCATTCGGCCAGGCGAGACGCCACCCGGAGGGGGTTCGGGGGTTCTCCTCGCCAGTCCTCGGTTGGGTCCCGGGGACCGCACCGGTCCCGGGCGAAGGGGGTGACGGTGGCCAAGGCGGCAACGGCGACGATTCCGGTCAGAACGACACTGACGACCAGACGGGACCGGTTCCCGAAGTCTGGCTGCTGACGCTCGAAGAGGCAGGCGTCTACGACGTCTACTGTGCCCCGCACGAGGTGTTCGGCATGGTCATGCGCGTCGTCGTCGGCGACGTCGCAGACGAGGACGTGGACTTCGAATTCGAAGACGCGGAGAATCTTCCCGAAGAGGGAGTCGGTCCGGTGGGTCTCGCACGGGAAGTCCTCACGGACCCGCAACTCACGCCGGCGGCGATTCAGGAAGCCGGGTCGGTCCGGTGGGAAGACCTCGATGCGAACCAGTCGAACGGTAGCGACGGAAATGGGAACGGAACCGATGGCAACGGAAACGGTGGCGAAGGCTCCGACGAAGACCCGGACGCTGGTGGCCAGTAACGGTTCCGACTATACACTGTTTTGCGGCGAGACGAGCGAATCGACGGCTCCGAGGAGGTCACTCGGCGTGACGACGGCACCCCACGCACAGAGGTCACGGTAGGCGATGCTCGCCGCCGAGCCGGCGTAGTTTCGCTCGGCGAACGGTCGTTCTTCGACGACGAGCAAGCGGTCTGCTGCGCCCGCGAGGTCGAGGATGGGCTGATTGCCGATGCCGATTTCCACGTCCGCGAGGACGGTTACGTCGGCTTCCCTAACGAATTCGCGGGCCGCGGCTATCGTCTCGTCTGAAAGTGGGGCGAACGGGGCTTCGACCACGGTTTCTAAGCCGAGCAACCGCGCGGTTTCGAGGTCCGAGTCACCCTCGTTGAGAACGCCGACGGTCACCTCGTAACCCGCCGCAGAGAGGAGATACTGGAGTCGTGAACTGGTGCCACCGCCGCCGATGACGTGGACGTGTGCGTCTCGGGATGCGCCGCGTTCGGGCAGTGCGGTCACGTAGACGGAGTGGGTTACCGGGTGGCGGGCGACGACCGCTCGCGTGTCGAATGCGCTCGCGAGAGCCTCTTCCGTGAGGACGGACTCCGGCGCGCCTGCGGCGAGCATCTGCCCGTCTGCGAGCAAGAGCAGTTCGTCGCAGTAGTGGGCCGCGAGGTTCAGGTCGTGAATCGCCGCGACGGCGGTCTTGCCCTCGGCGACGAGGTCGGAGACGAGTTCGAGCGTCCTGACCTGGTGGTTGATGTCGAGACTTGCCGTCGGTTCGTCGAGCAGGAGCACGGGCGTTTCCTGAGCGAGTGCGCGGGCGAGGATGACGCGCTGGCGTTCCCCGCCCGAGAGTTCGTCGATGTTCCGGTCGGCGAATTGTTCGGTCTGCGTCCGTGCGAGGGCGCGGTCTACCGCGTTCGCGTCAGCCGTCGTCTGGCGGTCGAACCGGGACTGGTAGGGATGACGCCCCATCGCGACGATGTCGCGGACGGGGAACGGGAAGGCCACCGACGTGTCCTGCGGGACGGTCGCGACCAGCCGACTGGCCGCCTTCGCCGAGAGGTCGTGGACGTTCTGTCCATCGACCGCAACCGTCCCAGAATCCGGGTCGATTGCACCGTTTATCGCCCGAAGGAGCGTCGTCTTGCCCGCACCGTTCGGGCCGACCAGTCCGACGAACGTGCCAGCCTCGACGTTCGCGGAAATCGCGTTGAGCACGTCCACCGGGCCAAAGGATACGGAAATTCCGTCTATTGAAATCACAGGCGATGCACCTCCCGACGACGGAGCAAGTAGAGGAAGAAGGGAGCGCCGAGGGCGGCGGTGACGATGCCGACGGGAAGTTCTGCGGCCCCCGCTCGGGCGACGGTGTCCGTGGCGACGAGGAACACTGACCCGGCGATGGCACTCGTCGGCAACAGAATGCGATGGTCGGGGCCGACGAGCAGGCGCATGACGTGGGGGACGATGAGGCCGACGAAGCCGATGACGCCAGAGACCGCGACTGCGGCGGCGGTGACGATGCTCGCGACGGCAAGCAGGATGCGCTTCGTCCGCTCGACTTCGACACCGAGTGAGTGAGCATCTTCCTCGCCCATGAGCAGGATGTTGAGGTCGCTCGTGTAGGCGAACAGAATCGCCACGCCGAGGCCGACGAACGGGATGGTCACGGTGACGCTCGCCCAGGTGCTCGCGTGGAGGTGCCCCATCAACCAGAAAACTGCCTCCCTGAGGCCGTCGCCGCTCTGGAGCAGGGTGTACGAGATGACCGCGCCGAGGAAGGTCTGGACGGCGACCCCGGCGAGCAGGAGCGTGGCGACGGGGGTTCGACCGTTCTCGGTGGCGAGGACGTACACGGCGAAGGCGGTGACGAGTGCCCCGGCGAACGCCGCCGCCTGCAGTCCGAAGGGGATGGCGAGGGGGAAGGCGATGGTCGCGACCGCGCCGAGGGCCGCCCCGGAGGAGACGCCGACGATGGACGGGTCGGCCATCGGATTGCGGAAGAACCCCTGCATCACCGTGCCGGCGGCGGCGAGGGCGAACCCGACGACGGCCCCGAGCAGGATGCGTGGCAGTCTGAGTTTGAAAACGATGGTCTCGCTCGTCGCGGGGACGTCAAACGCAAGGAGTGGGCGAACCGAGACGTCGATGTTGGGGACCGGAACGCCAGCGTTGAGGAATGGAATCGACGCGGATTGCAGCTGAAGCGACACGTCCGAGGGCACAACGAGGGTGTGTTCCAGGAGAATTTTTGCCACGGTGAGTGGGTCGATGCGGACCGGCCCCATGGCCGCGCTCACGAGGATTACCGCGAAAAGCGCGACCAGCAGGCCCGAAACCCACGCACTCACTCGTAGCTCCTGGCGCATGATTGAAAGCGTGCTTGCGTTAGATAAATACTTATTGCATAACGGGCGAGGGTGTACTACGATGAACACGAGACTCATCCGAGTGCTTGCGGTTTTCGTGGTGCTCGTCGGCGGGGTTGGTCCCGCGATGGCTGCCACGTCCGACACAGCACCCGCGATGCAACAGGAGAACTGCTCGTTCCCGTTCACGGCGACGGACGCCACGGGAACCGAAGTCACCGTTGACGGCGAACTCGAATCGGTCGTCGCCCTTCAGCCGAGTGCCGCCCAGACGATGTGGGAAATCGGCGCGGAAGAGAAGGTCGTCGGGATGCCCGTAAACAGCTACACCAGCTCCCTCGAAGGGGCTGACTCCCGCGAAAACGTCGTGAACGAAGACCAGTTTTCGGTGAACGTAGAGAAGGTCGTCGCGCTCGACCCGGACCTCGTTCTCGCCCCGAACATCGTCCCCGACGAAACGGTGTCGAAACTCCGTGAGGCCGGCCTCACCGTCTACAAATTCGAAGCAGCTGCATCTCTCGACGCCGTCTACGAGAAGACGCTGTTGACCGGCAACCTCGTGGGTGCCTGTGAAGGCGCAACCGAGCGAGTCGACGCCATGAAAGGACAGGTCGCCATCGTCGAGAACGCCACCGAGGGCGAGGACGAACCCCGCGTGCTCTACCTGACCGGTGGCTTCACCGCCGGTAACGGGACGTTCATCCACTCGCTCATCGAGCGCGCCGGCGGCCAGAACGTCGCCGCAGAGGCGGGCATCACGGGCTACGCCCAGATTTCCGACGAAGTCGTGGCCGAACAGGACCCCGAGTTTATCGTCGTGGACACGGGCGTCCCGGAGCCGCGCGTTCCTGAGCAGGCTCCCTACACAGAAACGACCGCCGTGAAGCAGGGGCAGATCGTGACCCTCGACGCGAACGAACTGAACCAGCCGGCGCCTCGAGTCGTCAACCCGCTCGCCGAGATGGCGAAGGCGTTCCACCCCGAGGCGTACGCCGCAGCGAACATCACCGAGACGGCGACGGCCACGCAGACCGAGGCGAACGAGACGACGGAGAATTCGACCGAGACGAACGCTGACGGACCCGGCTTCGGCGTCACGGCCGCCGTCGTCGCGCTCGTCGCAGCGACGCTGTTCGCGCTCCGGCGCGTCTAAGCTACCACCCGTTTCGACAACAGAAGGCGTTTAATCCGGGCGGGCATTCTCACGGATATGGTCGAGAACGTCATCTGGCCCGCCTATCTCGATGCTGCGTTGACGCGAAGCGAGGGCCGTCGCGTCCCAGAAGACCTCGCCGTCGAGAACCCCACGGTCGATGAAATCGCAAAGGCCGTCCAGCAGGTCGGCTACGACGCGGTCATCGAGCGCGACAAAGCCTACTCCCGCGAGTTCGAGACCCGCGGGCGCGTCCTCGTGAAGAACGCAGACGATGCGGGCAAAAGCGACCTCGTGCAAGCGGTCGCCGTTTACGTCGGAGTCCTTCGCGAATGAAGCGCGTCGGCGAGGTGTCGCGGGTCGCACAGGGACTCGCCATCGTTCGGCTTCCGGGCGAGGAATACCCGAACATCGGGACCGAGGTGATAGACGAGAATCTCGAGGAAGTGGGCCGCATCGTGGACGTGTTCGGCCCCGTCTCCCAGCCCTACGTCGCCATCTCGTCTGACCGACGCCCGGCGACACTCATCGGCGTGAAGCTCTACGCCCGGTAGCGAAACGAAAAAGGCGACGGCCCGCCTGCTTTTTGTATGGACCATCGCTCGCGGATGTATCTCGCCACCGCCGCCACGGTCGGCATCTTCCTCCTCGTCCAACTGGGTGCGCTCGCACTCGTCCAGCCCTTCGATACGGCCGGCTATCAGGCAGTCGAGAACCCCGAAGACCCGACGAACAGCGTCGTCTACATCGCCGCAATACTCGTCGCAACGGGCGTGATGCTCCTCGCATTTAAACTCGACCTGACGTGGATCATCCGCGGCCTCATCGTCTTCTCAAGCGCGCTCGTCTCACTCTACGTCTTCACCATCCTCATTCCGCCAGTCGTGACTGTCTCCATCGGTGGTGCGCCAACGCACATCCTCCCGGTGGTCGCCGCAGGGTTGCTCGCCGTCCTCCTACTCGCCTACCCCGAGTGGTACGTCATCGACGCCGTCGGCATCGTGATGGGCGCGGGCGCAGCAGGCCTCTTCGGCATCAGCTTCGGCCTCCTGCCGGCCATCGTCCTGCTCACCGCCCTCGCCGTCTACGACGCCATCAGCGTCTACGGCACCGAACACATGCTCACGCTCGCCGAGGGCGTGATGGACATCAAAGTGCCCGTCATCCTCATCGTCCCGCTGTCGCTCTCGTATTCGTTTCTCGCAGAAGGCTCCGACGACGATGCGACGGAGGATGACGACGCAGAACCAACGGAAGCCGACGACGACGGCGAGCGCGACGCCTTCTTCATCGGCCTCGGCGACGCCGTCATGCCCACCGTGATGGTGGCCAGCGCGGCCGTGTTCGCGCCCGCGCCGATGTTCGACGTTGGGGCACTCACGATGAATCTTCCAGCCCTCACCGCCCTGATTGGGACGATGCTGGGGCTGCTCGTCCTGATGTTCATGGTCATGAAGGGGAAGCCACACGCCGGTCTGCCACTGCTGAACGGCGGCGCAATCGGCGGCTACTTGCTCGGTGCGCTCGTGAGCGGGATTTCGCTGGTGCAGGCGGTTGGACTGGCGTCGTATCTCTGATTATACGGCGGTGCGGGCGTGGGAAGCCCACGACTTTAGTCGTGGGAGGATGTCACTCGCCTGTCAACGCCTGACTCGCAGGCGAGAAGTCGATTTCCTGTCCTAATTCCTGCTCGACTGCTTTCTCGTAGAGCAACTGCGCCGCTGCCACGGTTTCGATACCCGTGCCGCCGCTGTCGAAGACGGTGATTTCGTCGTCGGATTCGCGACCCGGTTCCTTTCCGGCGACGATTTCACCGAGTTCGGCGTGGATGTGGTCTTCGGTGACGACGCCCTCGTCCATCGCTTGCAGGAACGACCCGGCGTCAGAGAGTGCCCGGGCGCGGAGGTCGGGGACGTACTTCGCGTTCTGGATGGTCGTCGCGTCGAGTTCGCGTTTGGTCGGGTTGTACTGGCCCATCGCGGTGACGTGGGTGCCGGGGGCGAGTCGGTCGCCGTCGAACACCGGTTCCGAGGCGTTCGTCGCGGTGATGACGATGTCCGCCTTCTCGACGGCGGCAGCGCTTGAGGCGACGGCCGCGACGGTGGCGTCGAGTATTTCGTTGAACTCGGCAGCGAACGACTCGCGATTCTCCTTTGTCGGCGAATAAACGTACACCGACTCGAGGTCGCGGACGGTGGCGGTAGCTTTCAGTTGACCGCGGGCCTGTGCGCCGCTGCCGATGATAGCAAGCGTAGAGGCGTCTTCACGGGCGAGGGCATCGACGCCCACCGCGCCTGCCGCGCCGGTCTTGAAGGGGTTCATGCTCGCGCCGTCAAGGAGGGCCTTCATCGCGCCCGTCTCGGCGTCGAACAGCGGCGTGGCGAACTGGGCGTCCCGGCCGGTGAAGCCGGCGGCGTACATGTAGCCGCCCATCACGCCCATCTCGGGGAGGATGGCGAGGTAGCTCGTGAGCATCCCCGGTGGTGACTCGTTTACGAGTTTGGTTCGGGGTTCGGCTGGTGCGCCGTTTCCGCGTTCGCGGTAGCCCTCGCGAACCGCGGCTAGGTACTCTGCGGGCGTTGCCAGTCCGGCAAGGTCGTCGCTGGTCAGGAATCTGACGGCGGCGCTCTCGTGGGGCATAGCGAGAGATAGTGGCGTCTCCGCCTTAGGTGTGGTGACAGCAGAAATCGCGGCAGGAACGCGCGCAGAGAAAAGCGCCGAGAGAGTAGAGAGAGAGAGAGAGGTGACTGGTGTTAGTCTGCAGAGCCGATTTTCGGTGGTCGTTCGTTGGCCGTGTTCGGGGCCGGTGGCGTGGTCGCATCGACGGGGCCGTTTACGAACAGGCCGTGGACGATGAGCCCGACGGAGACGAGTGCCGCAATTGGCACGGCGGTAGTCAGTTCGAGGCCTGCGAGCATGAGCAAGCCGGTGATGCCTCCGAGGGAGAGGGGGATGAGTCCCAGAATGATGTCGTAATAACCAGTCATAATCTGTTACTAACAAGGGGAATTAGATGTATAAGTGTTTCCCATAGGTGGCAGATATCATAAGGAAAAGGTACTACATAAATTCGAAATACGATATTCAAATTATCCTCATAACTTATAGAAATGGCAGATTGGCGAAAAACCGAATCCCAGGGGCGTACTACACGAAATCTCCCGGGAATCGTCCGGTGCGCATATATGTCTGATTTTGTATGTATCAACAACTTGAAGGCGAAACTTAACTCCATCTCAACGTTCATGCTGTGTGTAACCGTACCACAATGCGCGAGTTCATCCAATTCACGTCACGTGGATGCTGTTACTGTCAACTCGCACAATACGACGGGACGTGCCGGCGCGCCCCGGCACGACCTATCATCTGCCGGTACCGACGGTTTTTCACCCCTGGCAGGCGACTTCCTGGCCAGTGAACCGTAACGACAAATCCATCGTGGGGCTCGTGATGGTCGCCCACGCGATGGTCCACACCTACGAACTCTCTATCCCCATCCTATTACTCATCTGGATGGCCGAGTTCGGCGTAAACGAGGCCACCATTAGCCTCGTCGTCTCCGCCGGGTTCGCGCTGTTTGGCATCGGGGCGCTCCCGAGCGGCGTGCTGGTAGACCGGTTTGGCTCCGGCCCGCTCATCACCGCGTGCCTGCTCGGCATGGGCGGCTCGTTCCTGCTGCTCGGCCTCGCACCGAATCTGCTCGTCGTCGCCGCCGCGCTCCTGCTGTGGGGCGTCGCCGCGAGCGTGTACCACCCCTCTGG
This sequence is a window from Haladaptatus sp. QDMS2. Protein-coding genes within it:
- a CDS encoding ornithine cyclodeaminase family protein, translating into MPHESAAVRFLTSDDLAGLATPAEYLAAVREGYRERGNGAPAEPRTKLVNESPPGMLTSYLAILPEMGVMGGYMYAAGFTGRDAQFATPLFDAETGAMKALLDGASMNPFKTGAAGAVGVDALAREDASTLAIIGSGAQARGQLKATATVRDLESVYVYSPTKENRESFAAEFNEILDATVAAVASSAAAVEKADIVITATNASEPVFDGDRLAPGTHVTAMGQYNPTKRELDATTIQNAKYVPDLRARALSDAGSFLQAMDEGVVTEDHIHAELGEIVAGKEPGRESDDEITVFDSGGTGIETVAAAQLLYEKAVEQELGQEIDFSPASQALTGE
- a CDS encoding DASS family sodium-coupled anion symporter, producing the protein MGSGDARLVVLAVALAGLFATIPTPDGLTQTGQFALATAIFAAVLWVTGALPLPVTALLIPVLLTLFGVTPQLGDALTGFADPVVFLLLAGFMLAAALQRQRLDRRIAYVLLLRLGTSPRRLVLAVMVATASLSMLISNTATTAMMAPIGLGLATQVTGPNAGHTNLHRSLLLGIAYAASVGGVGTLIGTPPNAIVVAALDEFAGIQISFLEWMVVGIPVVALTLPLVWFVLTFVVFPPATSDVSAARRKTKTALERDGPLTPAARRVALIFCVTAGLWVLGGLGVLFEDVLPAPVYTTLFGGPGPSLVGGGAHQGALYFVIVGLLSIPALLLADTVTWDDLADIDWGTLLLLGGGLSLANALTETGATAWLATSVFGSVIDAPLVVVLFVIVSVTILAGELASNTAMAAILAPVLITAGLESGGAFGVGPTDVALSLALAGALAASYGFALPVATPPNAIVYGTGELTRGEMLRAGLLLDVVMSLVLTVLFSLLLRVWPVLLA
- a CDS encoding heme ABC transporter ATP-binding protein, which gives rise to MISIDGISVSFGPVDVLNAISANVEAGTFVGLVGPNGAGKTTLLRAINGAIDPDSGTVAVDGQNVHDLSAKAASRLVATVPQDTSVAFPFPVRDIVAMGRHPYQSRFDRQTTADANAVDRALARTQTEQFADRNIDELSGGERQRVILARALAQETPVLLLDEPTASLDINHQVRTLELVSDLVAEGKTAVAAIHDLNLAAHYCDELLLLADGQMLAAGAPESVLTEEALASAFDTRAVVARHPVTHSVYVTALPERGASRDAHVHVIGGGGTSSRLQYLLSAAGYEVTVGVLNEGDSDLETARLLGLETVVEAPFAPLSDETIAAAREFVREADVTVLADVEIGIGNQPILDLAGAADRLLVVEERPFAERNYAGSAASIAYRDLCAWGAVVTPSDLLGAVDSLVSPQNSV
- a CDS encoding H/ACA ribonucleoprotein complex subunit GAR1; amino-acid sequence: MKRVGEVSRVAQGLAIVRLPGEEYPNIGTEVIDENLEEVGRIVDVFGPVSQPYVAISSDRRPATLIGVKLYAR
- a CDS encoding CAP domain-containing protein; this encodes MVNKAAVIALAVVVFTSLSVGGLLGMQLATKQGDDADLGGDSTTTQTDVQTQQPGAQTTEVATTERPSVRPNSINETRVELLVYERINAERKDRGVQTLRTDKTLVEMATYHTDDMVEKDYYSHTSPSGETAEDRYRNYGLYEQCKILDNSKGYYHRGAENIGRTTVGMNYTVNGEQRINENEQQVADALVNAWLDRNVDSRYVVFEDADEVGVGVRVTDDGIVYATATYC
- a CDS encoding presenilin family intramembrane aspartyl protease PSH; protein product: MDHRSRMYLATAATVGIFLLVQLGALALVQPFDTAGYQAVENPEDPTNSVVYIAAILVATGVMLLAFKLDLTWIIRGLIVFSSALVSLYVFTILIPPVVTVSIGGAPTHILPVVAAGLLAVLLLAYPEWYVIDAVGIVMGAGAAGLFGISFGLLPAIVLLTALAVYDAISVYGTEHMLTLAEGVMDIKVPVILIVPLSLSYSFLAEGSDDDATEDDDAEPTEADDDGERDAFFIGLGDAVMPTVMVASAAVFAPAPMFDVGALTMNLPALTALIGTMLGLLVLMFMVMKGKPHAGLPLLNGGAIGGYLLGALVSGISLVQAVGLASYL
- the btuC gene encoding vitamin B12 ABC transporter permease BtuC, whose protein sequence is MRQELRVSAWVSGLLVALFAVILVSAAMGPVRIDPLTVAKILLEHTLVVPSDVSLQLQSASIPFLNAGVPVPNIDVSVRPLLAFDVPATSETIVFKLRLPRILLGAVVGFALAAAGTVMQGFFRNPMADPSIVGVSSGAALGAVATIAFPLAIPFGLQAAAFAGALVTAFAVYVLATENGRTPVATLLLAGVAVQTFLGAVISYTLLQSGDGLREAVFWLMGHLHASTWASVTVTIPFVGLGVAILFAYTSDLNILLMGEEDAHSLGVEVERTKRILLAVASIVTAAAVAVSGVIGFVGLIVPHVMRLLVGPDHRILLPTSAIAGSVFLVATDTVARAGAAELPVGIVTAALGAPFFLYLLRRREVHRL
- a CDS encoding plastocyanin/azurin family copper-binding protein codes for the protein MVHIDDDQTGEMKTAWPRRRSVLRAVGAGAAIPFLTGVGASSTADPATWTYGRLQEDDEGENGENGDGETVTAHVVHLLETFPPTNPNRPLDFFFQPTGLHVEPGDVLKFVFDTPRHTVTSYSNAFGQARRHPEGVRGFSSPVLGWVPGTAPVPGEGGDGGQGGNGDDSGQNDTDDQTGPVPEVWLLTLEEAGVYDVYCAPHEVFGMVMRVVVGDVADEDVDFEFEDAENLPEEGVGPVGLAREVLTDPQLTPAAIQEAGSVRWEDLDANQSNGSDGNGNGTDGNGNGGEGSDEDPDAGGQ
- a CDS encoding PGF-CTERM-anchored ABC transporter substrate-binding protein — encoded protein: MNTRLIRVLAVFVVLVGGVGPAMAATSDTAPAMQQENCSFPFTATDATGTEVTVDGELESVVALQPSAAQTMWEIGAEEKVVGMPVNSYTSSLEGADSRENVVNEDQFSVNVEKVVALDPDLVLAPNIVPDETVSKLREAGLTVYKFEAAASLDAVYEKTLLTGNLVGACEGATERVDAMKGQVAIVENATEGEDEPRVLYLTGGFTAGNGTFIHSLIERAGGQNVAAEAGITGYAQISDEVVAEQDPEFIVVDTGVPEPRVPEQAPYTETTAVKQGQIVTLDANELNQPAPRVVNPLAEMAKAFHPEAYAAANITETATATQTEANETTENSTETNADGPGFGVTAAVVALVAATLFALRRV
- the srp19 gene encoding signal recognition particle subunit SRP19; amino-acid sequence: MVENVIWPAYLDAALTRSEGRRVPEDLAVENPTVDEIAKAVQQVGYDAVIERDKAYSREFETRGRVLVKNADDAGKSDLVQAVAVYVGVLRE